In the Cannabis sativa cultivar Pink pepper isolate KNU-18-1 unplaced genomic scaffold, ASM2916894v1 Contig1, whole genome shotgun sequence genome, one interval contains:
- the LOC133032980 gene encoding uncharacterized protein LOC133032980 codes for MASSSRGSEDLSKAWADMCLEEEENEEAIFKDEDEVEVEPEFDGRLCLVGKLLTGKLICGNLAKASSFNVDAQGRSGGLTFLRKVADEAQLLRFSQNHIDVRIDLPGIHPWRLTGFYGEPNHSLQSRTWNLLRSLSAELQLPWCVIGDLNNITNQAEKRGGRAYPSSLIEGVQSALHDCHLHDLELRGYPYTWERGRNTGQLVEIRLDKALVTQQCARKRNNQIHQLQDSNGNWVRWDTGLDKVISEYFSNLYSASGAHPDLVVNAVSGIVNSSQNKDLLQPVTIEEVKNALFQMHLDKGPGPDGMRPGFFQKHWDIIGAEIVVLVTDFFDTGELPRDLNTINLVLIPKKKNFLSMNDLRPIALCNVLYKIVSKVLANRMRGIIDKIIATTQSAFIPGRLISDNVMIAFEVMHYLKRNTKGKKGFMALKLDMSKAYNRVEWSYLQAIMSRMGFHDKWIYLIMSCLTSVRYNVIHGGHIVGPITPTRGIRQGDPLSTYLFIVCAEGLSMLINSAESNRIIHGSRVARGAPSITHMLFADDSYLFCQASIGAAQSVRNLLYEFEHASGQKVNIAKSSIFFSPNSDAQTRSHISSILGMAKASDDSLYLGLPNIIGRNKSTIFGFLKNKVIARLNSWDGKFLSRAGKEIVLKTVIQSLPTYAMSVFLIPLGICEDIEKLMAGFRWNTSSSKGRGITWMSWERMTGSKDEGGMGFRCLQEFNLATLAKQGWRLLCHPESLVGRVFSSSHPTLYEQTVDSLFTIDERRWDAEIINDLFNHRDATLILGIPLSPNADTDFWSWSGERSGIFSVKSAYTLLQNGKPKSQGADNSGFWRKLWHLKIPPKVKNFLWRATSDCFPTCLQLVSKHSTLGITLNMALSSSFGNWLQEAFLKLDEDQVCRAAMLCWALWKARNATVWNKKQSSHTESLASACTTLDHWRKAQDNTCLSSLFFENKGDGAELWTKLDSNNIKVNVDASLFAQDNSYGFGIVARDSQGKLIEAKTCYQGGDFSAETIEAIGIKEALNWVKNKKWRNVQIETDSMVTVQGIRSNQKMNSTFGLVI; via the exons ATGGCGTCTAGCAGCCGTGGCAGTGAAGATTTATCCAAAGCATGGGCAGATATGTgtttagaagaagaagaaaatgaagagGCTATATTCAAGGATGAAGATGAAGTTGAAGTTGAACCTGAATTTGATGGCAGATTATGTTTAGTGGGGAAACTATTGACAGGGAAGCTGATCTGTGGAAACCTGGCAAAGGCAT CTTCCTTTAATGTTGATGCCCAAGGTAGATCGGGTGGGCTTACTTTTCTTCGGAAAGTGGCTGATGAGGCCCAGCTCCTCAGGTTCTCGCAGAACCATATCGACGTTCGTATCGATCTTCCTGGGATTCATCCCTGGCGCTTGACTGGCTTCTATGGCGAACCAAATCATAGCCTCCAATCGAGAACATGGAATCTCCTCAGGTCTCTCTCTGCTGAGTTGCAACTGCCCTGGTGTGTTATCGGAGAcctaaataatattacaaaccaAGCCGAGAAAAGGGGCGGACGTGCTTACCCTTCTTCTCTCATTGAAGGCGTCCAATCTGCTCTTCACGATTGCCATCTCCATGACTTGGAGCTTCGAGGTTACCCTTACACATGGGAGCGTGGAAGAAACACAGGGCAACTTGTCGAGATTAGGCTTGATAAAGCTCTTGTCACTCAACAATG TGCTAGGAAAAGAAACAACCAAATTCACCAACTTCAAGACTCAAATGGCAACTGGGTTCGATGGGATACTGGTTTGGATAAGGTAATTTCAGAGTATTTTTCAAATCTTTATTCTGCTAGTGGTGCTCATCCTGATTTGGTGGTAAATGCAGTTAGTGGCATTGTTAATAGTTCTCAGAATAAGGACTTGCTCCAGCCGGTGACAATTGAAGAAGTTAAAAATGCCTTATTCCAAATGCATCTTGATAAAGGCCCAGGGCCTGACGGAATGAGGCCAGGATTTTTCCAAAAGCACTGGGATATCATTGGAGCGGAGATTGTTGTCTTGGTTACTGATTTTTTCGATACTGGGGAACTTCCAAGAGACCTCAATACAATCAACCTTGTCTTAATTCCGAAAAAGAAGAACTTTCTGTCTATGAACGACTTGCGGCCTATTGCTCTTTGCAATGTGTTGTATAAAATTGTCTCCAAAGTGCTGGCAAATCGAATGCGGGGTATTATTGACAAGATTATCGCAACCACTCAAAGTGCGTTTATTCCTGGAAGATTAATCTCTGATAATGTAATGATCGCATTTGAAGTTATGCACTACCTAAAGCGCAATACAAAAGGGAAAAAAGGCTTCATGGCTCTTAAGCTCGACATGAGCAAAGCCTATAACCGGGTTGAGTGGAGTTATCTTCAGGCAATTATGAGTCGCATGGGTTTTCATGATAAGTGGATCTACCTTATAATGTCGTGTCTCACCTCGGTTCGGTACAATGTTATCCATGGAGGTCATATTGTTGGCCCTATTACTCCAACCCGAGGTATTCGCCAAGGTGACCCTTTATCTACTTATCTCTTTATAGTTTGTGCTGAAGGCTTATCAATGCTCATCAATTCTGCTGAATCAAACCGCATCATCCATGGATCTCGGGTTGCAAGAGGAGCCCCCTCCATCACACACATGCTTTTCGCAGATGATAGCTACCTTTTTTGTCAGGCTTCGATTGGTGCAGCCCAAAGTGTTAGAAATCTACTTTATGAGTTTGAACATGCATCTGGTCAAAAGGTCAACATCGCCAAGTCCTCTATATTTTTCAGCCCCAACTCTGATGCTCAAACCCGGTCTCATATTAGCTCTATACTTGGAATGGCCAAAGCTTCAGATGATAGCCTATACTTAGGCTTACCCAATATCATAGGCCGCAACAAATCAACTATCTTTGGCTTCTTGAAAAATAAAGTTATTGCTCGCCTCAATAGTTGGGATGGCAAGTTTCTCTCTCGTGCCGGTAAAGAAATTGTTCTCAAAACTGTCATTCAGTCTCTACCTACATATGCCATGAGTGTCTTTCTAATTCCTCTAGGCATCTGTGAAGACATTGAGAAGCTTATGGCGGGATTTCGGTGGAACACCTCATCTAGTAAGGGTCGAGGTATTACTTGGATGTCTTGGGAGAGAATGACTGGTTCAAAAGATGAGGGTGGTATGGGTTTTCGATGCCTTCAAGAGTTCAACCTTGCTACGCTTGCTAAACAAGGTTGGAGATTATTATGTCACCCTGAGTCCCTTGTAGGACGT GTTTTTTCATCATCTCATCCGACTTTATATGAACAAACTGTTGATTCTCTCTTTACAATTGATGAAAGAAGATGGGATGCTGAAATCATAAACGATTTGTTCAACCACCGGGATGCTACACTGATTCTTGGCATTCCTTTGTCACCAAATGCCGATACTGATTTCTGGTCCTGGTCTGGAGAACGTTCAGGCATTTTCTCTGTGAAAAGTGCTTACACTCTTCTGCAAAATGGCAAGCCCAAGAGCCAAGGAGCTGATAACTCTGGGTTTTGGCGCAAACTGTGGCATCTAAAGATCCCCCCAAAGGTTAAGAACTTTCTGTGGCGTGCTACCTCTGATTGCTTCCCAACATGCCTTCAACTTGTGTCAAAACAT TCAACATTGGGGATTACTTTGAATATGGCTTTATCATCCTCATTTGGCAATTGGCTCCAAGAAGCTTTCCTAAAACTTGATGAGGATCAAGTATGTCGTGCTGCGATGCTATGTTGGGCCTTGTGGAAAGCAAGAAATGCTACTGTATGGAACAAAAAACAGTCTTCCCATACCGAGAGCCTGGCGTCAGCTTGTACAACCCTCGATCATTGGCGAAAAGCTCAAGACAATACATGTCTATCTTCCTTGTTCTTTGAGAATAAGGGTGATGGTGCTGAGCTTTGGACTAAACTTGATTCAAACAACATCAAGGTCAATGTTGATGCCTCCCTTTTTGCACAAGACAATTCATACGGATTTGGTATT